From Arcticibacter tournemirensis, one genomic window encodes:
- a CDS encoding glycoside hydrolase domain-containing protein, with protein MIRINSTLTGIAFLFALCLFFICPTGYLAAQPVKNSLQKDAASLVNVFLGTSGDHGQMSPAASYPFSMLSIGPQTYPNTHTGYEYNAKKFLGFTHNRFEGVGCTGSGGLILIKPFIGQSPDSELIKSAQSASPGFYSVSFTNRITAELSVFHKSGMHRYQFPEGEKGFSIDLRHSLSNGFVNEEHRIERNTLSGWVDAKTTCSAGKYRLYYFAEFNKGINLQEQGNHKLLGKLQPDMRSAEIRIALSSVSIDYAKASLFADDFDALKQKSKNEWNSLLNAIKVKGEPEREKLFYSLLYRAVQSPYVISEKDGIYKGTNGAEQHSSDIRYNGWAVWDNYRTQLPLLSIAWPERYKGISASLADLYRFGKKDYATQNEPSNTVRTEHTIVVLLDAYRKGYKVEFSKIIDSLIKEVDGLDFSRPDKALESSYDAWALSEILGILKKKELSEKYKQKALQYKEYWNKDFEDLSRPDIDRMQARGLYQGTIWQYRWFVPFDVKGLIELTGGDKEYTSQLDRFFENDYYNHANEPDLQVPLMYNASPEPWKSQALMHQLAADTVVQYYFNDNSRGIDPFVDVIYKNEPAAYIRTMDDDAGAMSAWYVFAACGFSPACVGWPVYYLNLPLFQSVQFSWPGRKPFTIKVENYSPGNRYIGKVILNGKELNRNYITHEEIMSGGTIVFEASGTPVKNWGIKEQWISQVDK; from the coding sequence ATGATAAGAATAAATAGTACTTTAACAGGCATAGCGTTTCTTTTTGCGCTATGCCTGTTTTTTATTTGTCCGACAGGCTATCTTGCCGCCCAGCCAGTAAAGAATAGTTTACAAAAGGACGCTGCTTCCCTTGTAAATGTTTTTTTAGGTACTTCAGGTGATCACGGACAGATGTCGCCAGCGGCTTCCTATCCTTTTAGTATGCTGAGTATCGGCCCTCAAACATATCCCAATACTCACACCGGCTACGAATACAATGCGAAAAAGTTTTTAGGGTTTACACATAACCGTTTTGAAGGTGTAGGTTGCACCGGAAGCGGAGGTCTTATTTTGATCAAACCTTTTATTGGACAAAGTCCTGATAGCGAACTTATAAAAAGCGCTCAGTCCGCTTCCCCCGGATTTTACAGTGTATCTTTTACCAATAGGATAACAGCTGAACTGTCGGTCTTCCATAAATCCGGGATGCATCGATACCAGTTCCCCGAAGGCGAGAAAGGTTTTTCTATCGACTTACGTCATAGTCTATCTAACGGTTTCGTGAATGAGGAGCATCGCATTGAAAGAAACACTTTAAGCGGATGGGTCGATGCAAAAACCACTTGTAGTGCCGGTAAATACAGACTTTATTACTTTGCCGAGTTTAACAAGGGAATAAACTTGCAGGAGCAGGGGAATCATAAGCTTCTTGGAAAACTGCAGCCGGATATGAGGAGTGCAGAAATTAGAATAGCTTTATCTTCAGTAAGCATTGACTACGCGAAAGCTTCTTTATTCGCTGATGATTTTGACGCTTTAAAGCAGAAAAGTAAGAACGAGTGGAATTCGTTGCTGAATGCCATTAAGGTGAAAGGGGAGCCCGAACGTGAAAAGCTTTTTTATTCACTTTTATACAGAGCTGTACAATCACCTTATGTCATATCCGAAAAAGATGGAATTTACAAGGGAACAAACGGAGCAGAGCAACACTCTTCCGATATCAGATATAATGGCTGGGCTGTTTGGGATAATTACCGCACGCAACTTCCTCTTCTTTCTATCGCGTGGCCAGAACGATACAAGGGAATATCAGCTTCTCTCGCCGATCTTTACCGCTTCGGGAAGAAAGATTATGCTACTCAAAACGAACCTTCCAATACTGTAAGGACAGAGCACACCATCGTTGTTCTACTGGATGCTTATCGCAAGGGATATAAGGTAGAATTTTCGAAGATTATCGACTCCCTTATCAAAGAGGTAGACGGGCTTGATTTTTCACGTCCAGACAAGGCTCTGGAGTCGAGTTATGACGCATGGGCGTTGTCGGAAATACTTGGAATACTGAAAAAGAAGGAGCTTAGCGAGAAGTACAAACAAAAAGCCCTGCAGTATAAAGAATACTGGAACAAGGATTTCGAGGATCTGTCCAGGCCTGATATAGACAGAATGCAGGCAAGAGGACTGTACCAGGGTACTATCTGGCAATACCGCTGGTTTGTTCCTTTTGATGTGAAAGGATTGATCGAACTGACCGGTGGCGATAAGGAATATACGAGTCAGCTTGATCGTTTTTTTGAGAATGACTATTACAATCATGCCAATGAGCCGGATTTGCAGGTACCTCTTATGTATAATGCATCACCTGAGCCGTGGAAATCTCAGGCATTGATGCACCAGCTCGCCGCAGATACAGTTGTACAATACTATTTCAATGATAATAGCCGGGGAATTGATCCGTTTGTTGACGTTATTTATAAAAATGAGCCGGCTGCTTATATCCGGACCATGGATGATGATGCAGGGGCTATGTCGGCATGGTATGTTTTCGCCGCCTGTGGATTCTCGCCTGCATGTGTAGGCTGGCCGGTCTATTACCTGAATCTGCCTCTTTTTCAATCGGTTCAGTTTTCATGGCCAGGCCGGAAACCTTTTACGATTAAGGTAGAAAACTATTCGCCCGGAAACAGGTACATCGGCAAAGTTATTTTAAATGGAAAGGAATTAAACCGCAATTATATTACTCACGAGGAGATAATGTCGGGTGGCACTATCGTATTTGAGGCTTCAGGAACTCCTGTTAAGAATTGGGGAATAAAAGAACAGTGGATTTCACAAGTAGATAAATAA
- a CDS encoding GH92 family glycosyl hydrolase, translated as MRKIFALALSATFTISAYSQSKKDADLIQYVKPIIGTEKMGHTFPGATVPFGAVQLSPDTDTIPYEMNGKYNKEVYKYCAGYQYDDPTIVGFSHTHFSGTGHSDLGDFLIMPTTGKLQLNPGTENNPGSGYRSAYSHANETAEANYYKVKLDDHGILAELTTSMRTGFHQYTFPKSDESHIILDLMAGIYNYDDKNVWTFVRVENDTLVTGFRQTYGWARTRTVYFAMTFSKPFTQYGMKDYSKGQVYKGFWRKFDQTKNFPDLAGRQMRMYFDFKTGDQEKIKIKFALSPVSTRNALENMTAEIPHWDFDRVKREGQDLWRKELLKINIKGNSKEELVNFYTAMYHAALMPTVYMDVNGEYKGLDQNVHKAEGFTNYTSLSLWDTFRAFHPYLNIVNPSRNADIVSSMIAHYDQSALKMLPVWSHYANDNWCMSGYHSVSVIADAIIKGTYKGDAQKALDACVATARHRSYEGIGDYIDRGYIPADKNGTSVSSTLEYAYDDWCIAQLAKKLNKPAIYEEFVKRSGNWKNVYDASIGFMRPRMSDGTFRKDFDVLKTDGQGFIEGNTWNFSLYVPHDPEQMINMMGGKKRFVSHLDSLFTMHLPDEFFAETEDITREGIIGNYVHGNEPSHHVAYLYNWTDEPWRTQEKVRMILKKQYHNGPAGLGGNDDCGQMSAWYIFSSLGFYPVAPASDRYWLGSPSVRSADIHLENGKTFTVEAVNQSDKNVYVKKVVLNGKTLDRKYIQHNEIVAGGKVVFYMSSNAK; from the coding sequence ATGAGGAAGATTTTTGCCCTTGCCCTATCAGCAACGTTTACTATTTCTGCTTATAGTCAGTCAAAAAAAGATGCTGATCTGATTCAATATGTCAAACCCATCATCGGAACAGAGAAGATGGGACATACATTTCCGGGTGCTACTGTTCCTTTCGGGGCCGTCCAGCTAAGCCCGGATACTGATACGATTCCGTATGAGATGAATGGGAAGTATAATAAGGAGGTCTACAAATACTGTGCAGGCTATCAGTACGACGACCCTACCATTGTGGGATTCAGTCACACTCATTTTAGTGGAACCGGGCATTCAGACCTTGGCGATTTTTTAATAATGCCAACTACCGGAAAACTGCAGCTTAATCCGGGGACTGAAAACAATCCCGGGAGTGGTTACCGCTCTGCTTATTCGCATGCCAATGAAACGGCTGAAGCAAACTATTACAAGGTAAAGCTGGATGACCATGGTATTCTGGCTGAACTTACTACGAGTATGCGGACGGGCTTTCACCAGTATACTTTTCCTAAGTCGGATGAGTCGCATATTATTCTGGACTTAATGGCAGGGATCTATAATTACGATGACAAGAACGTTTGGACTTTCGTGCGTGTAGAAAACGACACGTTGGTTACAGGTTTTCGCCAGACCTATGGCTGGGCCAGAACCCGTACTGTATACTTTGCTATGACCTTTTCAAAACCGTTCACTCAATATGGGATGAAGGATTATTCGAAGGGGCAGGTATATAAAGGTTTCTGGAGAAAGTTTGACCAGACAAAGAACTTTCCGGATCTCGCAGGCAGACAGATGAGGATGTATTTCGATTTTAAAACCGGAGATCAGGAAAAAATAAAGATAAAATTTGCGCTGTCTCCTGTAAGTACAAGAAATGCGCTTGAGAATATGACAGCGGAGATCCCTCACTGGGATTTTGACCGGGTGAAGAGAGAAGGACAGGATCTATGGAGAAAAGAGCTTTTGAAGATCAATATAAAGGGAAATAGCAAGGAGGAACTCGTCAATTTTTATACAGCAATGTACCATGCTGCTCTGATGCCAACGGTCTATATGGATGTTAACGGCGAGTATAAGGGACTTGATCAGAATGTGCATAAAGCCGAAGGATTTACGAACTATACTTCGCTGTCGCTTTGGGACACGTTCCGGGCCTTTCATCCTTATCTCAATATCGTCAATCCTTCAAGAAATGCCGATATAGTAAGTTCTATGATAGCCCATTACGATCAGAGTGCACTTAAGATGCTCCCTGTCTGGTCGCACTATGCTAACGATAACTGGTGTATGAGTGGTTATCACAGTGTCTCGGTTATTGCTGATGCTATCATTAAAGGCACATATAAAGGGGATGCACAGAAAGCGCTTGATGCGTGCGTTGCCACTGCTCGTCATCGTAGTTATGAAGGCATCGGTGATTACATAGATAGGGGGTATATTCCGGCTGATAAAAACGGAACTTCAGTTTCGTCAACTCTTGAATATGCTTATGATGACTGGTGTATTGCTCAGCTGGCAAAGAAATTGAACAAACCAGCTATTTATGAGGAGTTTGTTAAACGCTCGGGCAACTGGAAGAATGTGTACGATGCTTCTATCGGTTTTATGCGGCCGAGGATGAGCGATGGGACTTTCAGAAAAGATTTTGATGTTCTGAAAACTGACGGCCAGGGCTTTATTGAAGGGAATACCTGGAACTTCAGCCTCTATGTGCCACACGACCCGGAGCAGATGATCAATATGATGGGAGGGAAGAAGCGTTTTGTTAGTCATCTTGATTCATTGTTCACGATGCATCTGCCTGATGAGTTCTTTGCTGAAACCGAAGATATTACACGGGAAGGGATAATTGGCAATTATGTCCATGGCAATGAACCTTCACATCATGTGGCCTATTTGTATAACTGGACAGACGAACCATGGAGGACCCAGGAGAAGGTTCGTATGATACTCAAAAAGCAGTATCATAACGGTCCCGCCGGGCTGGGAGGGAACGACGATTGTGGCCAAATGAGCGCCTGGTATATTTTTAGTTCTCTTGGTTTTTATCCTGTGGCTCCCGCTTCAGACCGGTACTGGCTGGGTAGCCCTTCTGTTCGCTCGGCTGATATTCATTTAGAAAATGGTAAAACATTCACGGTTGAAGCGGTTAATCAGAGTGATAAGAATGTATATGTAAAGAAAGTTGTTTTAAACGGAAAGACGCTCGACCGGAAATATATTCAGCACAATGAAATTGTCGCTGGCGGCAAGGTTGTGTTTTATATGTCTTCAAATGCAAAATAA
- a CDS encoding ROK family protein gives MNNSLVLGIDIGGSHITSALIDIVSGQVFRASYVRKFVNSHLPAEDIIPAWSEAIKASFAQAGLEVITKIGIAMPGPLDYEKGICWIKDQDKYEHLYGLNIKELLAKNLGIESTDIKILNDACGFLQGEVLGTLDSQYDSVMGFTLGTGLGSALYRDGEVTDADLWRMPFRDGIAEDYLSTRWFIRRYKELKGEDVKDVKHLLERLDQEPTVAEMFVEFGNTLGTFLNECINANHPEAIVLGGNISKSPELYLKHTEKVLAEAGNNVPITLAKLGEEAALIGGAGVWKKVLTGDKQLVNK, from the coding sequence ATGAATAACTCTTTGGTATTGGGGATTGATATAGGCGGGTCGCATATAACTTCAGCTCTAATCGATATTGTGTCGGGACAGGTTTTCCGGGCAAGCTACGTGCGAAAGTTTGTGAATTCACATTTGCCGGCTGAGGATATCATCCCGGCATGGTCTGAAGCTATTAAAGCGTCGTTTGCACAAGCCGGTTTAGAGGTTATCACCAAAATTGGTATTGCGATGCCCGGTCCTCTTGATTATGAGAAGGGTATATGCTGGATTAAGGACCAGGATAAATACGAACATCTTTATGGATTAAATATAAAGGAGTTACTGGCAAAGAATTTAGGGATTGAATCTACCGATATAAAGATACTAAATGATGCCTGCGGCTTTTTACAGGGTGAGGTATTAGGAACACTTGATTCGCAATATGATTCTGTAATGGGCTTTACCCTTGGAACTGGATTAGGGTCTGCGCTATACAGGGATGGGGAGGTAACAGACGCCGATTTATGGCGTATGCCATTTCGGGATGGTATTGCCGAAGATTACCTGTCTACACGTTGGTTTATCAGAAGATATAAGGAACTAAAGGGCGAAGATGTAAAGGATGTAAAACATTTACTTGAACGCCTGGATCAGGAACCGACCGTAGCTGAGATGTTCGTTGAGTTTGGCAATACGCTTGGGACCTTCCTAAATGAATGCATCAATGCAAATCACCCCGAAGCAATAGTCCTTGGCGGAAACATTTCCAAATCCCCTGAACTATATCTTAAGCATACAGAAAAGGTTCTGGCAGAAGCTGGCAATAATGTTCCTATAACCCTAGCAAAGCTTGGCGAAGAAGCAGCCCTGATTGGTGGTGCGGGTGTGTGGAAGAAAGTGTTAACAGGTGATAAACAGCTGGTTAATAAATAA
- a CDS encoding DMT family transporter produces the protein MVFVLLSICCSVIVSILLKLAKRYEINIPQAVVWNYPVAAFFTFIIYRPDLTGLHIATAPVTVYLLLGILLPSLFVILGLSVRYTGIVRTDLAQRLSLFIPLLTAFLFFKEQVSMIKLTGIIMGFIAIVCTIPWQKGTRKSEKLASWIYPLMVFAGMGVIDVLFKQIAVYRGLPYTTSLFIVLLLAFIISVITLVLFIVTGKAKFNWVNFVSGLILGFFNFGNILFYLKAHRALPENPSLVFSAMNIGVIVAGAIVGVFLFKERLSIVNKIGIVIAVISILVISLAG, from the coding sequence ATGGTCTTTGTTCTTCTAAGTATTTGCTGCAGTGTTATCGTTTCCATTCTTTTAAAGCTTGCAAAACGGTATGAGATAAACATACCTCAGGCCGTGGTATGGAATTATCCCGTTGCTGCATTTTTTACTTTTATAATCTATCGTCCTGATCTGACCGGTTTACATATAGCCACGGCGCCAGTAACTGTGTATTTACTTCTCGGCATTCTGTTGCCTTCTCTGTTTGTGATATTGGGCCTATCAGTCCGTTACACAGGCATCGTTAGAACCGATCTGGCGCAAAGGCTTTCTCTTTTTATTCCACTTCTAACCGCTTTCCTGTTTTTCAAAGAACAGGTGTCGATGATTAAGCTTACCGGAATTATAATGGGTTTTATAGCAATTGTATGTACTATACCCTGGCAAAAAGGAACCAGAAAGTCTGAGAAGCTTGCTTCCTGGATTTATCCTTTGATGGTCTTCGCAGGTATGGGTGTTATTGACGTCTTATTTAAACAGATTGCAGTCTATAGAGGACTGCCTTATACGACATCTCTCTTTATTGTCCTTCTACTGGCATTCATCATTTCGGTTATTACATTAGTGCTTTTTATCGTTACAGGGAAGGCCAAATTTAACTGGGTGAATTTTGTGTCAGGTTTGATACTTGGCTTTTTCAACTTTGGTAATATTTTGTTCTACCTGAAAGCACATCGGGCCCTTCCTGAAAATCCTTCCCTCGTATTTTCGGCAATGAATATTGGTGTAATAGTTGCTGGCGCTATTGTAGGCGTGTTTTTATTTAAAGAGCGACTTAGCATAGTAAATAAGATCGGGATCGTCATAGCCGTTATCTCGATATTAGTTATATCATTGGCTGGGTAA
- a CDS encoding MgtC/SapB family protein, which produces MDFSIEYQDLVSIIISIICGGIIGFEREFRNKSTGFRTIVLICLGSTLFTIVSRYGDGSDDRISANIITGIGFIGAGVIFKDKLSVLGLTTAAVIWTTAAIGMAVGIGYYGIALIFTVLTFIILSLVTRVERLIENLQKNKTVNINFRDGDCASLSLLEEKIKANRLKSKTVQISKHNNTLNAVLQISGTKENMDHLNEIMMNMPEITDFF; this is translated from the coding sequence ATGGATTTTTCTATCGAATATCAGGATCTGGTCAGTATCATTATATCTATCATTTGCGGGGGTATTATAGGCTTTGAACGCGAATTCAGAAATAAGTCTACAGGCTTCAGGACCATTGTTCTCATCTGCCTCGGCTCTACACTTTTTACCATAGTATCCCGATATGGTGATGGTAGTGACGACCGCATTTCTGCCAACATTATTACCGGAATAGGATTCATTGGAGCAGGGGTTATCTTTAAAGACAAGCTTTCTGTTCTTGGCCTTACTACTGCGGCTGTAATATGGACAACTGCAGCTATTGGCATGGCTGTGGGAATTGGATATTATGGGATCGCCCTTATATTTACCGTTCTTACTTTTATTATCTTATCGCTTGTTACCAGGGTGGAAAGGCTTATTGAAAATCTTCAGAAGAACAAAACGGTTAATATCAATTTCAGGGATGGAGATTGTGCTAGTCTCTCCCTTCTGGAAGAGAAAATAAAAGCGAACAGGCTTAAAAGCAAGACCGTCCAGATCTCCAAGCACAACAACACATTAAATGCAGTATTGCAGATCTCAGGGACAAAAGAAAACATGGATCACCTGAATGAAATAATGATGAACATGCCGGAAATAACAGACTTTTTTTAA
- a CDS encoding NCS2 family permease: MDSYFGLKKNGSTVSTEVIAGISSFLATSYIIIVNPSVLSQTGMPFTGVLTATVIVSFFSSVMMGLYARNPILVAPGMGLNAFFTFSVVFGLNVSWQVALGAVFWSGIVFFLLSVFNIRTHIVKAIPRPLRYAVSAGIGLFITMIGLSNAKFIVPNPATLVSLGPITPALLTFVAGLFVTAILVMRNVKGGILLGIFFTTLAAYPIGRLWGVGTDVLISWKGLFAAPDFSLLFQLDLVNSLSWAVLPVIFAFVFTDMFDSLSTFVGIAEAANLLDEQGEPLNIKRSLLTDAVSTTLAGLVGSSPGTAYIESAVGVEAGGRTGLTAVVAGLLFLPFLFLAPLLSIVPGIATAPALVLVGVFMIRPVVKIDWMKLDDAIPCFIAMVLIPFTYSITHGITWGFLSWTILKFASGKKEEISPALLIIDIFIILALVIG; this comes from the coding sequence ATGGATTCATATTTTGGGCTAAAGAAAAATGGCAGCACGGTATCAACTGAAGTCATTGCAGGTATCTCTTCTTTTCTTGCTACCTCATACATTATTATTGTCAACCCATCAGTTCTAAGTCAGACCGGGATGCCTTTTACGGGTGTTCTTACGGCGACAGTAATAGTTTCTTTTTTTAGCAGTGTAATGATGGGGCTTTATGCCCGAAATCCCATTCTTGTAGCGCCGGGTATGGGGCTTAATGCTTTTTTCACCTTTTCGGTGGTTTTTGGACTTAACGTATCCTGGCAGGTGGCGCTCGGCGCTGTATTCTGGTCGGGCATAGTTTTTTTCCTTCTTTCTGTTTTTAATATCCGGACGCATATTGTAAAAGCTATACCACGTCCGCTTCGTTATGCTGTATCTGCTGGAATAGGTCTCTTCATCACGATGATTGGTCTATCCAATGCAAAGTTCATTGTGCCCAATCCCGCCACTCTAGTTTCTTTAGGCCCTATAACACCGGCTCTTCTTACATTCGTTGCAGGCCTGTTTGTAACTGCGATACTGGTAATGCGTAACGTAAAAGGGGGTATTCTGTTAGGTATCTTTTTTACGACACTTGCTGCTTATCCCATCGGTCGTTTGTGGGGAGTGGGTACAGATGTCCTTATAAGCTGGAAGGGGCTGTTTGCAGCGCCGGACTTTAGTTTGCTGTTTCAACTTGACCTTGTTAATTCGCTAAGCTGGGCCGTATTGCCGGTCATCTTTGCTTTTGTATTTACAGATATGTTTGATAGTCTTTCGACCTTTGTTGGTATTGCCGAAGCTGCCAATTTATTGGATGAACAGGGGGAACCCCTGAATATAAAGCGATCGCTCCTCACGGATGCTGTCTCTACAACCCTGGCAGGACTCGTAGGATCGAGCCCTGGTACGGCTTATATAGAATCGGCTGTAGGGGTGGAGGCAGGAGGACGAACCGGGTTAACAGCTGTAGTTGCAGGCTTATTGTTTTTGCCTTTTTTGTTTCTCGCACCTTTGTTATCCATCGTACCTGGTATTGCAACAGCACCGGCGCTGGTGCTGGTTGGTGTCTTTATGATCCGACCGGTTGTTAAAATAGACTGGATGAAACTCGATGATGCGATACCCTGCTTCATTGCAATGGTTTTAATACCTTTTACTTATTCTATCACTCATGGAATTACGTGGGGATTTCTTAGCTGGACCATCTTGAAGTTTGCTTCGGGTAAAAAAGAGGAGATCAGCCCAGCGCTGCTGATTATCGACATATTTATAATTCTCGCTCTGGTCATCGGATAA
- a CDS encoding ATP-binding protein produces the protein MAIVNDILDYSKIEAGKVSFENVEMDIGSIAGNVVKGLQELAQEKNINLRLKTDPHLQSMLKGDPTRTSQVLTNLVHNAIKFTQAGFVELSIDIKDQTENTVALKIQVQDTGIGISEEKRKVIFERFTQADSSTSRSFGGTGLGLSICKRLLELQNSSLELISEEGKGSVFYFVQTFEKSFKTIEHENISDTIKKEAERPLTGVNILLVEDNPMNVLVAKSFLNRWGATVDVASNGLEALNIVEPARHHLILIDIQMPVMDGDEATRKMRGNGVTLPIIALTANLPDEIKERVEKTGMDDILVKPFLPDELYRKVVLYLLKNKSTEEDLFNKC, from the coding sequence TTGGCAATTGTTAATGATATCCTGGACTATAGCAAAATCGAAGCGGGTAAAGTTTCTTTTGAAAATGTAGAAATGGATATTGGTTCTATCGCAGGTAATGTTGTCAAAGGATTACAGGAACTTGCACAGGAAAAGAACATTAATTTAAGATTGAAGACCGATCCCCACCTGCAAAGCATGCTGAAAGGCGATCCCACCAGGACGTCTCAAGTGTTAACTAACCTTGTTCATAATGCGATCAAATTCACCCAGGCAGGCTTTGTAGAGTTGAGCATTGACATTAAAGATCAGACAGAAAATACTGTCGCCCTTAAAATACAGGTACAGGATACAGGAATAGGTATATCTGAAGAAAAACGAAAAGTGATCTTTGAAAGGTTTACACAAGCCGATTCTTCCACATCTCGTAGTTTCGGAGGCACAGGCCTCGGCTTGTCCATTTGTAAAAGGTTATTAGAATTACAAAACTCCTCCCTTGAGTTAATAAGTGAAGAAGGCAAAGGTTCCGTCTTTTACTTTGTTCAAACCTTCGAAAAAAGCTTCAAAACTATTGAGCATGAAAACATCAGCGACACTATCAAAAAGGAAGCAGAGCGGCCTCTTACTGGTGTAAACATTCTTTTGGTTGAAGATAATCCAATGAATGTGCTAGTTGCTAAATCTTTTCTAAACCGCTGGGGAGCAACTGTTGACGTAGCTTCGAATGGACTGGAAGCCCTTAATATCGTCGAGCCCGCCAGACACCATCTAATACTCATTGATATCCAAATGCCCGTAATGGACGGCGATGAGGCAACCAGGAAAATGAGGGGGAATGGCGTTACATTACCCATTATTGCACTTACAGCCAACCTCCCGGACGAAATTAAGGAGAGGGTGGAAAAAACGGGCATGGATGACATTCTGGTAAAGCCATTTCTACCTGATGAGTTGTACAGAAAGGTGGTCCTCTATCTTTTGAAAAACAAAAGCACAGAAGAAGATTTATTTAATAAATGTTAA
- a CDS encoding 7TM diverse intracellular signaling domain-containing protein, with amino-acid sequence MIAMRSLNIVLLLLCCSISYSFGSVAPIAKKGVLDLRKQSFSTEIKLDGEWNFYWNRFLKPNDFTINRGIRVNFPSKWNEIAINGKTLPAFGFATYRLTILLPKMNEPLRIGMPDVYCAYQLFINGKLVAVNGKVSTNKKDFVPYWEYKAVDILPGIDTLNVILHIANFSHKNGGISKSLVIGKKSIVALKRRQTEAIDLLLTGCLFMGGFFFLGLFLLGNRDKAILFFSMYSVVYSYRIIGTENYILHSALPDISWYITIRLEYISLFLGIGLFSLFTKSLYPKDVHDRVINVIVTICLSFAAASLCLDPIYFTNLINPFLILMVFCITYLPYVYWVAYKNNRPGAVYSLLSSFTLMPVFVISLLHYWGFIPPLQLLSFAGYVGFFFLQSLVLSNRVSYTLKKAWEEAQQGSVAKSDFLSTMSHEIRTPLNSVIGMNHLLLKNNPREDQAS; translated from the coding sequence ATGATAGCCATGAGGAGCTTGAATATTGTCTTACTATTGTTATGTTGTAGTATCTCCTATAGTTTCGGATCTGTAGCACCGATTGCAAAAAAAGGTGTATTAGATTTACGTAAACAATCATTTTCAACTGAAATAAAACTGGACGGCGAATGGAATTTTTATTGGAATCGATTCCTAAAACCCAACGACTTCACAATTAACAGAGGTATTCGCGTAAACTTTCCTTCTAAATGGAATGAAATTGCTATAAATGGGAAAACACTTCCTGCTTTTGGATTTGCTACCTACAGGCTCACTATCCTGCTGCCTAAAATGAATGAGCCTTTACGTATTGGAATGCCTGATGTCTATTGTGCCTATCAACTATTTATAAATGGCAAACTGGTGGCAGTTAACGGGAAGGTCAGTACTAACAAAAAAGATTTTGTTCCTTATTGGGAATATAAGGCGGTTGATATTCTTCCAGGCATTGATACATTAAATGTGATCTTACACATCGCTAATTTTTCACACAAAAATGGTGGTATCAGCAAATCATTGGTAATAGGCAAAAAAAGTATAGTCGCCTTAAAAAGGCGGCAGACGGAAGCTATTGACCTTTTGCTGACAGGGTGCTTATTTATGGGCGGTTTTTTTTTCCTTGGTCTTTTTCTTCTCGGAAACAGAGATAAAGCGATACTTTTTTTTTCAATGTATTCTGTTGTGTACAGTTACAGAATTATCGGAACAGAAAACTATATTTTGCATTCGGCTTTACCAGATATAAGCTGGTATATTACTATACGGTTAGAATACATCAGCCTGTTTCTTGGCATCGGACTCTTCTCACTGTTTACCAAAAGTCTGTATCCCAAAGATGTACATGACCGTGTCATAAACGTCATTGTTACTATATGTCTTAGCTTTGCAGCAGCCTCTCTATGCCTCGATCCAATTTATTTTACCAATTTAATAAATCCCTTTTTAATACTGATGGTGTTTTGTATCACGTACTTACCTTACGTGTATTGGGTGGCGTATAAGAACAACAGACCAGGGGCCGTATATTCATTATTAAGCTCCTTTACCTTAATGCCGGTATTTGTTATTTCGCTTTTACATTATTGGGGCTTTATTCCGCCTTTACAATTACTGAGCTTTGCCGGATATGTTGGCTTCTTCTTTCTTCAGTCGCTTGTTTTGTCTAACCGGGTGTCGTATACATTAAAAAAAGCATGGGAGGAAGCTCAGCAAGGATCAGTGGCAAAAAGCGATTTTTTAAGCACCATGAGCCACGAAATCAGGACACCTCTCAATTCAGTAATCGGGATGAATCATTTGCTGCTTAAAAACAACCCAAGAGAAGATCAGGCATCTTGA